Genomic DNA from Pirellulales bacterium:
CTTCTTGCGTGAATCGTCGCGCGCGATGCCCGTCTTGCACTTCAGCAGGCTGACATGTTCTTCAAGTGCCGATAGATCGACGGGCCGACGCGGAGGCATGGGCGCGATCACTTCACGTCGCGGGTGAGCCACTCGAAAGGCACCTTCGCCGCCAGAAGCGCTCTAACTACCTCGGTCCGCACGTTCCACACGTTGATTTCGGACGTCGAAAAAGAGAGCTTCTTGCCTGACGCGATCAGCGCGCTGTACGCCTGCCGCCTCGCTTCATCGGACGGAAAACGAATAACCTCAAAGTAGTTTCGCTCGGTGTCTACCTCGGCAGGCACTGGCTGCGCGCTACTCATCGGAGATCGTTCCATCAGGGAGAAAACGGATACGCAAATGCAGGATAACAGAAACGTTCTTCCTGTCAATCAAAGACGGCAGCCGGCAACGCGGGAGTCGATACTCTTTGTCAGACGATCATGCCAGAATCCCCTCGACAACATGGGCCTGCTCGACGCCGGTCAGCCGCTCCTTCAGGCCGTTGTCGAGCACATACAGTCGTTCGTGATCGAGGCCGAGTAGATGGAGAAGGGTGGCGTGCCAGTCGGGCACGCTCACGCGATCTTCGACGGCCGCGAGTCCCAGCTCGTCGGTGGCGCCGTAGGTCGTGCCGCCTTTGATGCCCGCCCCGGCGAGCCAGGCGCAGAAGGCGTTTTTGTTGTGATCGCGGCCGGCCTTGCGTTCGTCTTTGTCGGCCGGCAGTTGGGCGATCGGCAGGCGGCCAAACTCGCCGCCCCAGACCACCAGCGTGCCGTCGAGCAAGCCGCGCTGGCGAAGGTCGCGCAGCAGGGCCGCGATCGGCTGATCGGTGCGCTGGCAGGCGGTCTTCAGCCCGTCGGCCAGCGCGGTGTGATTGTCCCAGATCTGGCCGTTGATGTAGAGCTGCACGAAACGCACGCCGCGCTCCACCAGCCGCCGGGCAAAAAGGCAGCGGCGACCGTAGGAATCGGTCGGCTCGCGGCCCACGCCGTACATGTCAAGCGTGGCGGGCGTTTCGCGCGCCAGGTCGAGCGCGTCGCTGGCGGCCAACTGCATCCGCGCGGCCAGCTCGTAACTGGCGATACGGGCCTCGATAATCGGCTGCCCGGGCCGCTCGCTCAGGTGCATCCGGTCGAGCCGGTCGCGCAGCACGCGCTCGGTCTCGACGACGCCGGCCGGCCGATCGACCTCGGGCCGCAGGTTCAACAGCGGCGAACCGGTCGAGCGGAACCGCGTCCCCTGAAACACCGGCGGCAAGAACCCGGCCTGCCAGTTTTCGACGCCGTTGATCGGCAGACCGAGCGGATCGTCGAGCACCACATACGCCGGCAAGTCCTGGCATTCACTTCCCAGGCCGTAGACCACCCACGAGCCGAGCGTCGGCCGGCCCGGCGACATCTTGCCGTTTTGAATCAGATAGATGGCCGGCTCGTGCGTGAGGTTCGTCGTGTACATCGAGCGAATGAGCGCGATGTCGTCGACTTGCCCGGCAAGCTGTGGCAGGGCGTCGGAGACCCACATGCCGCACTGCCCGTGCCGGGCGAACTTGAACGGGCTGCGCATCAGCGCGCCGGCGCTGGCGGGGTTTTCGACTTCGCCGGCGATCTTGTTGAAATAGGCCTCGCCGTGGTGCTGGTCGAGGGCCGGTTTCGGATCGAAAAGGTCCATCTGACTTGGACCGCCGTTCATAAACAGGTGGATAACCGACCTGGCCTTCGGCTCGAAGTTCGGCGGGCGGGGCTTGAGATCGGCGTGCGGCGCCTCGATGTCGGCGGCCATCAGCCGCCCGCCGCCCGCCTCTTCGCCGGCCAGATAGGCCAGCGCCGCGCCGAATATGCCTCCGGAAACTCGCTGGAAAAGATCGCGGCGGTTCAATGACAGCTTCATGGTTAGTCAATCCACATAAAGGAAAGCGGCCGAGTTGAGGACGGCGTGGCAGACGGCCGTCAGCGCCTTGTGCCGAGCAGCCACCGCATCGGGTGTGCCGGCCGCCGCGAGCTGTTTCTCCCACTGCGCTGCGAGCTGGTCGAGGGCATCGAGCGCCAGCCGCCGCTGATCGTCGTTCGCCGGGCGGCCAAGCGCGATGAGATACAGCCGTTCGATCTGTCTGCTTACATCAGGCCCAACTTCGCGCTCGATGCGGGCGGCAAACTGCTCGGCCAGATCGAAGACCATGCCGTTGTTCATCAGGTGCAACGCCTGCGGCGCGACCATCGATTCCCGCCGTTCGAGGCAGTTGGGACTCATCTGCGGGTAATCGAAGGCGTCGAGATGCGTGGGGAGCGTCTTGCGCAACTGCTGCACGTAGACCAGCCGCCGCCAGCCGCGCGGCGTGGCGACGGGCGTCACCAGCCCGTCCGGCCGCGATTGCACGGCGTCGGCCGGACCAAAGGGCGCCTCGTCGAGCCGACCGGCCACGAGCAGCATCGAGTCGTAGAGCGCTTCGGCGTCGAGCCGCACGAGCGGCATGCGAGAGAAGAGCGCGCTCGCGGCATCGTTTTGCACATGCTGGGCCGTCACGGCCGACGATTGCCGATAGGCGGCGCTGGTCATCATCAGCCGGTGCATCGCCTTCATGCTCCAGCCCTGCCGCACGAACTCGCGGGCCAGCCAGTCGAGCAGCTCGGGGTGCGTCGGCGGCGTGCCGGCCTTGCCGAAATTGCCCAGCGTCTTCACGATGCCGCCGCCGAAGTGGTGCTTCCAAATCCGATTCACGGCCACACGGGCGGTGAGCGGATGGTCGGGCTGAGTGAGCCAACGCGCGAAGGCCAAACGCCTGCCCGTCTGCCGCGCTCCGGGCCAGGGCGGCTCGACGACGAACGGCGTGCGGCCGTCGGTCAGCACCGAGGGGACGCCCGGCCCGACGAGCGGACCGAGGTTCGTCGGCTCGCCGCGGCGATAGGTATAGGTGAGCGATGGTTCGCCGCGGTCCCAGAGGGCGCGGACTTGCGGCTCGGGCCGGCGACGGGCTTCGATCGCTTTCAGCTCGTTCTCCGTTACGGAGCGTGCCTTCGCCGCGGCCAGCTCCGCGTCGATCGCGGTCTCGTGGTCCTCCCAGGCGCGGCGCTCG
This window encodes:
- a CDS encoding DUF1549 and DUF1553 domain-containing protein, whose protein sequence is RYGERWGRYWLDAAGYADSEGKREQDLPRPHAWRYRDYVVRAFNDDKPYDRFLLEQLAGDELADYERGEITPEIYDNLVATGFLRMASDVTWANITGYLSDRVEVIADEIDVLGSAVMGLTLKCARCHSHKFDPIPQRDYYRLAAVFKGAFDEYNWLKPDIRSGAPLSQDVAGLRQLPFVTTAERRAWEDHETAIDAELAAAKARSVTENELKAIEARRRPEPQVRALWDRGEPSLTYTYRRGEPTNLGPLVGPGVPSVLTDGRTPFVVEPPWPGARQTGRRLAFARWLTQPDHPLTARVAVNRIWKHHFGGGIVKTLGNFGKAGTPPTHPELLDWLAREFVRQGWSMKAMHRLMMTSAAYRQSSAVTAQHVQNDAASALFSRMPLVRLDAEALYDSMLLVAGRLDEAPFGPADAVQSRPDGLVTPVATPRGWRRLVYVQQLRKTLPTHLDAFDYPQMSPNCLERRESMVAPQALHLMNNGMVFDLAEQFAARIEREVGPDVSRQIERLYLIALGRPANDDQRRLALDALDQLAAQWEKQLAAAGTPDAVAARHKALTAVCHAVLNSAAFLYVD
- a CDS encoding DUF1501 domain-containing protein; the protein is MKLSLNRRDLFQRVSGGIFGAALAYLAGEEAGGGRLMAADIEAPHADLKPRPPNFEPKARSVIHLFMNGGPSQMDLFDPKPALDQHHGEAYFNKIAGEVENPASAGALMRSPFKFARHGQCGMWVSDALPQLAGQVDDIALIRSMYTTNLTHEPAIYLIQNGKMSPGRPTLGSWVVYGLGSECQDLPAYVVLDDPLGLPINGVENWQAGFLPPVFQGTRFRSTGSPLLNLRPEVDRPAGVVETERVLRDRLDRMHLSERPGQPIIEARIASYELAARMQLAASDALDLARETPATLDMYGVGREPTDSYGRRCLFARRLVERGVRFVQLYINGQIWDNHTALADGLKTACQRTDQPIAALLRDLRQRGLLDGTLVVWGGEFGRLPIAQLPADKDERKAGRDHNKNAFCAWLAGAGIKGGTTYGATDELGLAAVEDRVSVPDWHATLLHLLGLDHERLYVLDNGLKERLTGVEQAHVVEGILA